A single Gemmatimonadota bacterium DNA region contains:
- a CDS encoding FAD-binding protein yields the protein MNIPKHDVLLVGGGGAGLRAAIAASETYQGADIGVVSKVYPMRSHTVSAEGGTAAVLREDDNLDLHAYDTIKGSDYLGDQDVVEAFVKEAVDEVVQLEHWGCPWSRDEDGRVSVRAFGGMSVKRTLYAADKTGFHMLHALFQTSLKYDAITRYDEWFVTSLLVEDGRVCGVTALNIRSGNIHAIGAKSVIICTGGAGKIFPFTTNAAIKNGDGMALAYRIGCPLKDLEFVQYHPTGLPGTGILMTEASRGEGGHLVNSQGERYLSEYVPGKMELGPRDILSRSFIHEQHKGNVFEGPDGSYVHLDLRHLGEKIIDERLPFVRELTRNYVGIDPVHEPIPVRPVVHYCMGGVHTDIDGATPIPGLYAAGEAACVSLNGANRLGSNSLSECLVFGARAGQVAAQHAADTDFADSASMAKMAQDEQKRIETQFFGDNGKERVANIRDDLRKTMEEGAGIFRTEDALQTTCDTIRTLKERYENIGIDDHSRVFNTELVNALELGYMLDVAEGLAHSALLRRESRGSHARSDYEERDDENFLKHSLAYQTEGDPRIEYLPVTLTRWEPEERTY from the coding sequence ATGAACATCCCCAAACACGATGTGCTCTTAGTAGGTGGAGGGGGTGCAGGCCTGCGCGCTGCAATCGCCGCATCTGAAACTTATCAAGGCGCAGATATTGGCGTAGTCTCCAAAGTCTATCCCATGCGAAGTCACACCGTCTCTGCCGAAGGTGGCACGGCAGCGGTCCTGCGAGAAGACGACAATCTGGATTTGCATGCTTATGACACCATCAAAGGCAGCGACTACCTCGGCGACCAGGATGTGGTAGAAGCCTTTGTCAAAGAAGCCGTTGATGAAGTCGTCCAATTAGAACACTGGGGGTGCCCCTGGAGCCGCGACGAAGACGGTCGCGTAAGCGTCCGCGCATTTGGTGGCATGAGTGTTAAACGCACGCTCTATGCCGCCGACAAAACCGGCTTCCACATGCTGCACGCTCTCTTTCAAACATCTCTCAAATACGACGCCATTACCCGATACGACGAATGGTTTGTCACCTCTTTGCTCGTCGAAGATGGCAGGGTATGTGGCGTCACGGCTCTCAACATCCGATCCGGCAACATTCACGCCATTGGCGCAAAATCCGTTATTATATGTACGGGTGGCGCGGGCAAAATTTTTCCATTTACCACCAATGCCGCCATCAAAAACGGCGACGGAATGGCTCTGGCCTACCGCATTGGCTGTCCTCTAAAAGACCTCGAATTTGTACAATATCACCCCACGGGCTTGCCCGGCACGGGAATCTTAATGACCGAAGCCTCGCGCGGCGAAGGCGGCCACCTCGTCAACAGCCAGGGCGAACGCTACCTCAGTGAATATGTACCCGGCAAAATGGAACTCGGTCCGCGCGACATCTTATCTCGCTCCTTTATTCACGAACAGCACAAGGGCAACGTCTTTGAAGGTCCCGATGGCAGCTATGTACACCTCGACCTTCGGCACTTGGGTGAAAAAATCATTGACGAAAGACTGCCCTTCGTACGCGAACTCACCCGCAATTACGTCGGCATTGATCCGGTCCACGAACCCATTCCCGTGCGTCCGGTCGTCCACTACTGCATGGGCGGTGTGCATACCGACATCGATGGCGCAACACCCATCCCCGGTCTTTATGCCGCAGGCGAAGCGGCTTGTGTCAGCCTCAATGGAGCCAATCGCCTGGGATCCAACTCACTGAGCGAATGCCTCGTCTTTGGCGCACGCGCAGGCCAGGTAGCCGCGCAACACGCCGCCGATACCGACTTTGCAGATTCGGCCTCAATGGCCAAAATGGCGCAAGACGAACAAAAACGCATTGAAACCCAATTCTTTGGCGACAACGGCAAAGAGCGCGTGGCCAATATCCGCGATGACCTCCGCAAAACCATGGAAGAAGGCGCAGGCATCTTCCGAACCGAAGACGCGCTCCAAACCACGTGTGACACCATTCGCACCCTCAAAGAACGCTATGAAAATATCGGCATAGACGACCACTCGCGCGTCTTCAATACCGAACTCGTCAACGCCCTCGAACTGGGTTACATGCTCGACGTCGCCGAAGGGCTCGCACATTCAGCCCTCTTGCGACGCGAATCTCGAGGCTCTCACGCGCGATCAGACTATGAAGAGCGCGACGACGAAAACTTCCTCAAACACTCTCTGGCTTATCAAACCGAGGGCGACCCCCGCATCGAGTACCTGCCCGTAACACTCACGCGCTGGGAACCCGAAGAACGAACCTATTAA